The genomic window ATTATCCGTTGATATTTAACAGGAAGGAGGAGAGCAATGAAACAGGCAGTTCTTGCTACGGGAAGAAGGAAGACATCCGTCGCCAAGGTATGGGTTACACCGGGTAGCGGTAAAATAATTGTGAACAGAAGGCCCCTGGATGAATACTTTGGGCTTGAGACCCTGAAGGTGGATGTAAAAAAGCCGCTGGAAGTGACCAATACAGCAGGCAGGTTCGATGTGATCGCCAGCGTGAAAGGCGGCGGATTCACCGGCCAGGCCGGAGCCGTGCGGCATGGTATCGCCAGAGCGCTTTTAAAGATCGATGAAGAATTTAGACCCGTGCTCAAAAAAGAAGGATTTTTGACAAGAGACCCGAGAATGAAGGAACGCAAGAAATACGGCCTCAAGAAGGCCCGCCGCGCTCCGCAGTTCTCCAAGAGGTAAAAGAAGGACAGAGTCCTTCTTTTTTTTTTGATCGGCCAACTGAATGCTTCCTGCGTGGTTGGCATCGGAATAGAAAAAGAAGCGGTTGATTAAATAAAAAGAAATGATACAATAAAAAAGAAGGACTTGATGATATATGAAAAAAATTCTTGAACTTTAATTGACACATTATTTTAACACTGTCAGGATAAGGATATAATAAGGATTGAAAAATAAGTCGAGATATATTAATATATTCATATAGATAAATATAAGACAGGAAATGGAGGAATATTTGTGAAAGATGTTGCTATAATCGGTGCCGGGCCGGCAGGGCTTTCGGCGGGGATCTATGCTGCCAGGGCGAAACTATCCACCGTCATAGTGGAGAAGATGTATCCGGGAGGGCAGGCGGCCATCACCGACCGTATCGAAAACTATCCCGGTTTTAATGAGGGCATCGGCGGTTCCGAGCTCACCGACAACATGAAGGCCCAGGCGGAAAAATTCGGGGCGGAGCTTTTAAATGGCGATGTAATAGGTATAAAAAAAGAGAACGAAAAATTTATCATCCAGCTAACAGGAGAGACTCTAGAGGCAAAAACCGTCATCCTGGCCATGGGAGCCGAATCCAGGAAGCTGGGAGTTAAAGGCGAAAAGGAATACACCGGCCGTGGTGTATCATACTGTGCCACCTGTGATGGGGCCTTTTACACCGACAAGCCCATCATGATGGTGGGTGGCGGGGATACGGCCATTGAAGAAGCCCTATACCTCACAAGATTTGCCGAAAGCATCAAGGTGGTGCACCGCAGGGATCAGCTGCGAGCCACAAAGATACTGCAGGAACGGGCCTTTAAAAACGAAAAAATTAAATTCATCTGGAATTCTGTAGTGGATGAAATAAAGGGTCAGGACATGGTGGAAGAAGTAATAGTAAAAAACGTGAAGACCGGTGAAAAAACCTCGGTCTTAGTAAACGGGGTTTTCGTAGCCATCGGCCTTGTTCCCAATACATCTTTTGTAAAAGACCTGGTAAAATTAAATGAGCAGGGTTATATAATAACCGATGAAAATATGGGGACCGGTGTCCCGGGCCTTTATGCGGCAGGAGATGTCAGGCAAAAATCCCTGCGTCAGGTGGTCACCGCCGTGGCCGATGGGGCCATAGCCGCCGTAGAAGCCGGAAAATATCTCGAGAGCCTATAAGGCTCTCTTTTGTCAATGAAAAGGCACGGTTTTTTATTAAAAATGGAGTTAAATTTTTGACTAACTTTTTCATTTATGTTAACTTAAAAAATAGCGGGTCGAGCTTAAGTTTTCATTATTCAAGCTTGACCGCAAATAATATAGAAAGGGGTCTTCACATTGGAGAGCTTAAAAGAGAAAGTAGTTTTGCAAGTAGATGAAATCAAAAACGATATTTTTGAGGTAGCCGATGAGATACACAGGAATCCCGAGTTGGGCAATCAGGAATTCAAGGCTTCAAAACTTTTAAGGGAAAAGATAGCAAATTATGGATTTACCGTAAAAGATGTGGAAGGACTTCCCACAGCCTTTATAGCTACAAAGAAAGGCACAAAGCCTGGGCCCACCATAGCACTGCTGGCGGAATACGATGCCCTTCCCCAGATAGGCCATGCCTGCGGCCACAACCTCATAGCCGCTGCGAGCTTCGGGGCCGCAGCAGCCCTTGGAAAGCTGGGCAATGATCTGGTCGGAGAAGTGATGCTGGTGGGTTCTCCGGCAGAAGAAACTGATGGAGCCAAAGTGCTACTGGTAGAAAAGGGCATATTCCGTGATGTGGATGCGGCTATGATGGTCCACCCCGGCAATAAGACGACGGCTTACTCCACATCCCTTGCCATGGAAGCCATTGAGTTCACATATACCGGCAAGGCCGCCCATGCAGCAGCAGCGCCCCATATGGGCATAAACGCCCTGGATGCGGTTATAATGCTTTTTAACGGTATAAATGCACTACGGCAGCAGCTTAAATCCGATGTGAGGATTCACGGCATAATCACCGAAGGCGGCAAGGCCCCCAACATCATCCCCGACAGAGCCGTAGCCCGCTTTTATGTAAGGGCAAAAGAAAAAGGCTACATGCTCAAAGTAAAGGAAAAAGTGATCGCCTGCGCTAAGGGGGCCGAACTTGCCACCGGCGCAAAACTATCATATAAGAATTTCGAACTGCCCTTCGATAATCTTATTACCAATAAAACCATGGCGGATATGTTCAAACACAACCTGAAAGAACTGGGGGTTTCCGACATCAGCGATGAGGAAGAAGGCATTGGCTCTACCGATATGGGCAATGTAAGCCAGGTGGTTCCCGCCATTCATCCCCACATAGCCATAGCCGAAAGAAATGTGGCTCCTCACTCCATTGAGTTCTGCCAGGCAGCCGGCTCAAGCAGAGGAAAAGAAGCCGCACTCCTATCGGCAAAAGCCATGGCGATGCTGGCAGTGGAACTTGCTGTAAAACCGGAGCTGCTGCAAAAAGCAAAACAAGAATTCACAAAGGCAACTTCCCCCTCCCTGTAGAGGGGGATTTTTTACGTAACGAGGGGGCGTGTACTTGCCATGGTGACATTCCACCGTCCCATATCTCTCCATTTCTTGGGAATCCTGCAACAAAAATGAAATAAATTGAAAACAGAAAAATGATAAATAAGGAATATAGTATTTCTAAGCTAAGAAACCACTAATTAGTTTCTATTGAAAAACGCCCCCCTCAAACCCACAGAAAACCGGCAGTATGAAATTGTCCGGCAGTTTTTGCTTTGTAGCCACTTTTTATTAATATATCAGAAAAATTTCAGTCTTGACAACTTTGAAATCAAAGTTGTATAATTATTATAGGTTGTGCAAGCGGTTGCACAAATTTAATTGACCATGTTATATACGAAATGAGGGCTGATTTTATTGTCAAATAAGCAGATAAAAATCAGAGACGTTGCAATGGCGGCCGGAGTTTCCGAATCGACCGTGTCGAGGGTTCTTTCAGGAAACAAAAGGATAAGCGAGAAAACAAGGCAGAAAGTTATGAAAATAGTCGATGAAATGGGTTACAGGCCCAATGCCATAGCCACAAGCCTTGCGCGAAACCGTTCAAATTCTATAGGCATTGTGATACCAGATTCGGATAACGAGTTTTACTCCACAACATTTTTCCAGGAGGCATTGAGAGGCATATCCACAGTTGTGTCGGATAATGGATACGACGTGTTGATATCATCCGGAAGGCCGGACGAAGTCACAGCGCTGAAGGAGCTCGTGGCAAGATGCAAGGTCGATGGGGTAATTCTTATGAGGTCACATATAAAAGATCAGAGCATAAGATTTTTGCACGAGAGCAAATTCCCTTTTGTGCTTATAGGGACCTCTGTAGAATATGACGATGTATATTCGGTTGACAACGACAACTTTGGTGCGGCCTTTGAACTTACGAAACACATCCTCGGGCAAAATCGCAGGAATATCGCATTTATCGGGGGCGGGAGCAATTTCGTATATACTATGGAGAGGCTCAGAGGGTATGAAAAGTGTATTGAATCAAACGGCGCAGAGCTTCGCAAGGAGTATGTCAGGCTCGATATAGATACAGTCAGGAAGGCTTATGAGGCCATGTCCGAGCTGCTGCAGCTTAAAAGGCGCCCCGATGCCGTAATTATCACCGATGACACAGTCTGTGCCGGGATAATGGATAGCATTCGTCAAAACAAATTGAACATACCCGATGATATCGCTGTTGCCAGTTTTAATGACAGCCTTTACAACAGGCTTTCAATTCCGCCGATTACTTCGATATCGGTGAATTCAATTGAGCTTGGAAGGAAAGCTGCCGAAACTATATGCCGGATTCTCTCGGGTGATTCCGTTGATATCAAAAATATCAGGGTTGATTTCAGGCTTTTGGCCAGGGATTCGACGATTTTGAACCGGCTACCGTAGATCTCATCGCGCATGCTTTGCTTTCGGGTTCTGGGAATGGAGCATGACTGATGAGATCAAAAATCATAAAAAAAGAGGAGGAGAAGCATGAAAAGGTTAATGTGCTTGATTTTCACACTGGTACTGGCGGTTTATTTGCTTTCCGGCTGTTCCGGCGGGGGCAAGACTGCGAATACCGAATCGAAAAATGCTGCACAGGCTGAAAAGGTGACAGTGGACGTCTTCCAGTTTAAGGTGGAGTTTAAAGACGCTTTTGAATCCGCAGCAAAAAAGTATACCGAATCTCATCCAAATGTGACTATTAATGTTACTACAGTAGGCGGTGGAACCGATTACGGAGCCGCTTTGAAGGCAAAATTCAATTCAGGAGAAGAGCCGGCGGTATTCAATGTCGGCGGCCCACAGGATGTTGCTATTTGGAAGGATAAGCTTGCAGACGTGTCGGACACAAAGGCAGCCGGCCAGGCTCTTCCGGGTCTTTTGACAGGGGTTACGATCGATGGCAAGCCGTACGGGCTTCCTTACAACATCGAAGGGTATGGGCTGATATACAACAAGGATATATTTACCAAGGCCGGTATAAAGGCAGAAGATATCAATACTTTTGAAAAGCTTGAAGAGGCGGTAAAAACGCTTGATGCGAATAAGTCAAAGCTCGGCATAGATGCGGTATTTGCCCTTCCTGCAAAGGAAACATGGGTAACCGGGCTTCATATGTCAAACGCCTTTTTTTCCCCGGAATTTGACGGGGACATAATGAAAGCGTTCAACGCCAAGACCATAGATTTTAAATACCAGGATGCCATGAAAAAGATGCTTGACCTCCAGAACAAATATTCAGTACAGCCCACCGCGAGCCTTGATTATGCAGCGCAGGTTCAAAAGCTCTTCGGCACCGGCAGGGTTGCAATTATCCAGCAGGGTAACTGGGTTTTCCCTGACCTGAGCAAGATGGATGCCGATTTTGCACAGAACAAGATAGGCATGCTTCCGTATCCTGTTTACGGATACAAAGAAGACTGCTATCCCGTTGGAGTCCCCATGTACTGGGCTTTTAACAAAAACAAGGATCCAAACACGCTCAAGGCCGCAAAAGACTTTATTGACTGGCTTTATCTGTCCGATGAAGGCAAGAAGATAGTTATGGAGCAGTTCAAATTCATCCCGGCTTACAATGGCTATCCTTCGGATGCTGTAAGCGACCCTCTGGGAAAACAGGTTCTGGCGGCAGCCAGCCAGGGGAAAGCTATCAACTGGGTGTTTATGGGATACCCGGACGGTTGGGGGATGAACAAGCTGGGCCAGGATATTCAGCTTTATGTGAGCGGCCAGCTCGAATGGGATAAACTGGTTGATAACGCCAAAAAGACGTGGGCGGAGGCAAGAAAATAATTATAAAATAATTATAATCAAAGGCTTATTTAACAGAGGGCGTGCCGAAACCGCACGTCCTCATATTGTGGCCATTCGTTCAGAAAAAGAGGGGAATGCCTGCATATGAAAAAGAGAAAAAACAAAAATGCATGGTACTGGATGTTTCTGGCTGTATGTCTCGTCTCGCTTGTTATTGTCGTTTTCATACCGCTTGCAATTGGAATATGGTATTCCTTCACGGACTGGACCGGTATAAACAATCCCACCTTTATAGGAATGAAAAACTATGCAAGGCTGAAGGATGACAAATTGTTCTGGCATTCGCTGCTGTTTTCCGCCAAATTTTCCGCAGTATCAGTCATAGCTGTAAATACCGTTGGATTAACCCTTGCAATGCTGGTTACCCGCAACATCAAGGGCAAAAATGCCCTCAGGACAATATTCTTCATGCCAAATCTTATAGGCGGGCTCATTTTGGGTTTTATCTGGCAGTTTATTTTTGTGGACATTTTTGATTCGATTTCCAGATTTACGGGCATAAAAGCCTTCAGCGGCTGGCTTGCCGACCCGAATACAGGGTTCTGGGGGATGGTAATACTTGCTGTGTGGCAGATGGGGGCATATGTCATGGTAATTTATATTGCGTTTATCGAAAGCATACCCGAGGAATTGCTGGAGGCTGCAGAAATCGATGGCGTCACACCCTTCCAGAGGTTCAGGCATATAATATTCCCGCTTATTGCGCCGGCATTTACCATAAATCTATTTATCACTCTGTCGAACGGTTTCAAGCTGTTCGACCAGAACCTTGCTTTGACCAACGGCGGCCCCGGGAACATGACACAGATGGTTGCGCTCAATATATATCAGACTGCATTTGGCGAGAGCATGATGGCATATGCACAGATAAAGGCAGTTATATTTCTCGTAATAGTTGCAACATTTTCGCTTACCCAGGTGTACATCAACAAGAAGCGGGAGGTGGAGTTATGACCAGAAAAACAGGGCAGGCATTTCTTGCCGCAATCGGTTTGATTTTGGGAATCATATGGATGTTCCCGTTTTATATTGTGCTGATCAATTCATTTAAGACCCAGAGAGACATTTTTATTAATACTATGGGGCTGCCGTCAAAATGGGTGATTGACAACTATATCACGGCAGCAGAAAAGCTCAACATTGCCACGACATTTTTCAATTCCCTGATTATAACCGTTGCAAGTGTCGCTGTGATATGCACTTTTTCGTCCATGGCGGCTTATGCCCTGGAGCGTGTCAAAAGCAAATCGAGCACGGTGCTGTTTCTCGTTTTTGCAACAGCTATGCTGATACCGTTCCAGACGGTAATGCTGCCGCTTGTGGCCGAATTTGGAAGGGTGCATATGCTCAACAGAATTGGGCTTGTATTTATGTATCTGGGCTTTGGCTCGCCCCTTGCCATATTCCTTTATCACGGCGCTTTAAAATCCATACCCAGGTCGCTGGATGAAGCTGCGATCATTGACGGATGCAGCAGATTCCAGGCATTCTGGATGATTATTTTTCCCAGCCTCAAGCCCACCACGGTGACGGTGGCGATATTGAATATAATTTGGATATGGAACGATTATCTGCTTCCTTCGCTTGTAATCAACAAAAAAGGGATGGAGACACTGCCCATCATGATATTTTATTTCTTCGGGCAGTACACCAAACAGTGGCACCTTGCGATGGCAGGCCTGACCATGGTAATCATTCCGGTGATAATATTCTATTTCCTGGCACAGAAGGAGATAATAAAGGGCATTACGGCCGGAGCGGTCAAACAATAGTTCTTCTTTTTTTAAAATAAAAAAATTCAACAAGAGGGGTAGAAACAATGGCAGATTTTTGGAAAAAATCAGTTGTATACCAGATATATCCCAAAAGCTTTAAGGATTCCAACAACGATGGCATAGGAGATTTGCGCGGAATTATTGAAAAACTTGACTACCTGCAGGAACTTGGAGTTGATATTATCTGGCTCAATCCGGTTTATGCATCGCCGCAGGCTGACAACGGATACGACATAAGCGATTATTTTTCGATTTATCCCCCTTTCGGAACGCTTGACGATATGAAGCAGCTTTTACAAGAATCCCACCGCCGAGGCATTAAAGTGATGATGGATCTGGTGGTTAACCATACGTCGGATGAACACATATGGTTTAAGGAATCCAGAAAATCCAGGGATAACCCTTATCGGGATTTTTATATTTGGCGTGACGCAAGAGGGTACGATGATAACAGAAAACCTATTCCACCTAACAACTGGGGGTCATTTTTTTCAGGATCTGCTTGGGAATGGGATGAAAATACTGAGCAGTTTTATCTTCACCTGTTTTCTAAAAATCAGCCGGATTTAAACTGGGAAAATGATCTTGTGCGAAGAAAGATATATGACATGATGAACTGGTGGATGCAAATGGGTGTCGACGGCTGGAGAATCGATACATGCAATCTTTACTCCAAGCAAACCGCATTTTTAGATTTTCCGAGCCGGGATGGAGAAAAATATGTAATAAGCCCCATGTATGCAAGGGGCCCAAGGATACACGAGTTTTTGAGGGAAATGAACCGTGAAGTTTTTTCACGCTACGATTGCGTAACGGTTGGTGAGGCGCCGTTTACCACGGCAGAGGAAGCGATTATCTACACTGCGCCCGGGGAACGGAAACTCAACATGATATTCACGTTTGAACATATGGAGATCGACAGCGCGCCAGGTTCCATGAACGGCAAGTGGGATATTGCTAAACTGAATTTGCCCAGGCTCAAAAAGGTATTTGAAAAATGGCAAAAAACGCTGTATAAAAAGGGTTGGAACAGCCTGTACTGGAACAACCATGACCAGCCGAGGATTGTTTCCAGGTGGGGCGATGATGGGCAATACAGAGTAAAGAGCGCAAAGATGCTTGCTTGCATCCTGCATCTCATGCAGGGCACCCCCTTTATTTACCAGGGAGAAGAAATAGGCATGACAAATTGCAGATACAACCTTGAAGACTATAATGATATCGAAATACACAATGCATACAGAGAAATTGTGCAGGAACAAAAGACAATGACACATGATGAATTTATGGAAGCGGTACATAAGAAAGGCCGCGACAATGCCCGCACACCGTTTCAGTGGGATGATTCGGAAAACGCAGGATTTTCATCGGCAAGACCCTGGCTGAAAGTAAATCCGCGGTATAAAGAAATCAATGCCGAAAAAGACAGAAAAAGCCCGGATTCCATATACTATTGGTACCAGAAGTTAATCAGGCTCAGGAAGGAAATGGAAATTATCACCGAAGGAGATTTCAACCTGCTGTTTCCTGATGATGAGGATATTTTTGCTTACATGAGAACATTCGAGGATGAACGCCTTATTGTTGTGGGCAATTTCAGCGGAAAGACTAGGGAAATCGAGCTTGACGGCCAGCTTGACGTATATGAAATATTATTGAAAAATTATGATGAACGATTGAGCATTTCAAACAGGATTACTGTAAAGCCGTGGGAAGTGTTTGCATTATATCGAGGCGCAAAAATAGCATAGTATGGAACCAGAGAATTTACTTTCTAATAGTGCTTAAGATAACCCCTTAGACCATTCTGCAGACACTAATAATTTCTTGCGGCGAATCCCGGAAAAAACAGACATTAATACAGGGCAGGATAATATGTTTAATATGAGTAATTTCGTAAACAGTCAATAATTCCCTGTAAAAACTAACAAACCCAACAAAAGAAACCACAACCATTAATTCCACTGTTTTAACTTCAGCATCGTTATTCCTGAAATTGAAAGAAAAGGCGGTGGGCCTGGTAACCGGAGTTTCCTCTATGGTGAAATACCTGGCCTGTCTGAGTGATGCCTGAAATATTAACTACGCTTCCAAAAAAACTTTTTATAGTCTTGAAAAAACCATGACCTGCAAAGGCGCTGCTACCCGCACCTGCAACAAATCCCATAAAAAATACGAGCAAGACGGCTGCAGCAGCGAGTACCATTTTCACCCACACCTGTTTTTTAACCTTCTTTGAAACACTGAGCTCTTTTTTTATTTTTGGCCATATCCGCTTTTTATCCGGTGAAACAATATCATCGGAAATTTTTTTATCTGTTCGGAAAAATACATATCAAATTCATCTTTATATTCCTTCATACAACTTCACACCACTCCTGGGATTTTTGGGATTCCTATGCAGAAATACCCAAAACTTCTCCTATGTCTTTAAATGGAAGGTCATAATAGTATCTTAATATTACAACTTGACGGTATTTTAAATTCAGCTTATTTAAAGCATTGATTATCTTCAGCTTATTTTCTTTATCAAGAATTAAGTCTAACGGATCTTCAAAAGAATATTTTTCCTGTAAATTATCTATTTGGTCCGAGGGATATATTCTGGAATTTTTTCTTATCATATCGATAGCTTTGTTCGAAGCTATAACGGCAACCCAGGCATGAAATTTTTTTATATCTCTCAATTTCTCAAAGTTGTTGAATGCCGATATAAAAGCCTCCTGGACGGCATCTTCGGCGATGGAATCGTTGAGGGTAATCAAACAGGTCGATTTATATATCTTATCAAAATACTTGTCATAAAGCATTTCAAACAGATCGCTGTTTTCCAAAATTCTATCACCCCTTACAATCTTTCCCTGCATGTCCATTATATCACAAAAAGATTGTAAAAAATATTTTTAAAATGTTTACATAATGTTGAAACCTTTTTGGGGGTTCATGCGACTATATAATGAAAAAAATCGGGGTCTTCGTGGATAGACTTAAAAAGTTATACCTTTGTGATTATCAATCGGATTATGCATACGGGATAAAGACGGTGCCGGTGTCTCAAGGCAAGTATTACCGGATTAAAGCTACCATTATGCGGAAGACGGCTCGTTGACAGATGAAACAGTAGCCACAACGGATAAGATCATAGTCAATTAAACCCACTATGACAGCCTGGCTGCTTGTTGGATATCTGCAGTGGTTCATCCACCGCGCCTTTTTGCACGGTTTTTTATCCCGGATTTTATCACGGAAAGAGGGATAAACATGAAACATGAAGAAAGGCTCGGCGAATTGATATTAAAAATGAAATCGAGAGATGAGGAAGCTTTTGCAAAACTGATTGACACATTTAGCCCAATGTTAAGAAAATACAGCTATCAAATGGGGTATGATGATGACTTCACAGAGGAGCTAACAGAAAGGTTGATAAATGCCATTCACAGATTCAATCCTGAAGTTTATAACAGGGGGAAGGGGCCGAAGGAAGATTATGATATGGATTTATTGGAAGCAAATCTTGTAATATGGGTAAAAAACTCCATGAAATATGCAGTCGAACGCCTTGCCGATAAATATGAAACATATAGCAAAACACAACTATCTATTCTTAATTGCCCTGTTTATGATGACAATGAAGAAGAAATGATAGATCGGGTAGCCGATGAAAATGTTGATATAGCCGAAGAAATTTGCAGCGATATGGAAGCTCAAAAAAAATTGTCAAGGCTGCCGAAAAAGCAGAAAGCAACAGTAATATATACAATTTTATCAGGCTACTCCGAAGCCGAAACAGCCAAGAAGATGAGGATATCACAGCAAGCAGTGCATAAGTTAAAACAAAGAGCACTGGAGAATTTGAGAAAAGAGTATTTAAAGGATGATTATTGGAAGATGAATAAAAATTAAATTCATGCCATACTAAACGAATTTTAAAAGCTCAAATATTCTTTTAATTTTTTTGTACAAGAGGTTGTTATTTTTGGGTGTGGATGTAATTTTATATAGTAGAAGGGAAAAATTTACGGGAGAGAGGGTGGTTCCGCTGGATAATTATCTTTAAAGTTAATAGCTCCGGTTGATTCTCAAAATAATATTTATAAGGAGGAGTTCAGATGTATACCTCACAAATAAAAAAAATATTAGTAATTTCTTTGTTGGTTTGTATGTTGGCATTTAATTTCGTTTACGCAGCTGTACCAGATAATATAAATGATTCTATTGTTTTAGTTAAAAATAAAGAAATAAAAGATATAAAACAGATAATGAAATTAGCAGTTAAACCAGAGCAATCCGAGCTCCCATTGAAAATATTAAATAAAGATGATAATATTGAACTAAAGGTATTTAATCAAGTGTTGGAGAAAAAGAAAAATGTCAAAACGGGGGCTATAACCGAAGAAGGAATAGCTACAATAATTTCAATATATAAGAATCCTTATAAAGATGAAACATCTTTTAAGTCGGATAATCATATAGGTGTTTTGAGCGAAATAGGATGGTTAACTGATGAAGGGTATGACGGAAGTATTAGTGTATATGGTTACGCAAAATTTCATTACTATAGAACAACGCAAAATAATGAAGAATTTATGGCTGTTGACGAATATCGTGGTTATTATGAAATAGTAGATGAAAGCGTAACTGTATCTAACCCGCAAATGCTAGTATTCTGTGATGGTTCCACTTTAGATGGTGGAAGAGTTTCAAATGAGCGACGATCTTTTAATCTGGTGGAAGGAGTGACAAAAAGTTTCGTTCCACCTTGGAAAGATGAATATGTTCATATAAGTTACATGTCAGGTCACGCTTGTAAAGTTACATTAACATGTAAAATGGGAACAAGAACTTGGAATTGTACATGGGAAGTACAAGAAGGATTGCAGGATGTTTGGTAAAATAGATTATCCAAAAATTGGAACAAAATCTTTTTACTTACTTTCTTAGGAAAGTAAAAAATGGCTGGCATACATGTTAAATGTATACCAGCCAATATGTCATCTACATATCTCTGATAGAAGAATTCTTTTGTAAGAAGAAT from Biomaibacter acetigenes includes these protein-coding regions:
- a CDS encoding RNA polymerase sigma factor — encoded protein: MENSDLFEMLYDKYFDKIYKSTCLITLNDSIAEDAVQEAFISAFNNFEKLRDIKKFHAWVAVIASNKAIDMIRKNSRIYPSDQIDNLQEKYSFEDPLDLILDKENKLKIINALNKLNLKYRQVVILRYYYDLPFKDIGEVLGISA
- a CDS encoding ABC transporter substrate-binding protein, with protein sequence MKRLMCLIFTLVLAVYLLSGCSGGGKTANTESKNAAQAEKVTVDVFQFKVEFKDAFESAAKKYTESHPNVTINVTTVGGGTDYGAALKAKFNSGEEPAVFNVGGPQDVAIWKDKLADVSDTKAAGQALPGLLTGVTIDGKPYGLPYNIEGYGLIYNKDIFTKAGIKAEDINTFEKLEEAVKTLDANKSKLGIDAVFALPAKETWVTGLHMSNAFFSPEFDGDIMKAFNAKTIDFKYQDAMKKMLDLQNKYSVQPTASLDYAAQVQKLFGTGRVAIIQQGNWVFPDLSKMDADFAQNKIGMLPYPVYGYKEDCYPVGVPMYWAFNKNKDPNTLKAAKDFIDWLYLSDEGKKIVMEQFKFIPAYNGYPSDAVSDPLGKQVLAAASQGKAINWVFMGYPDGWGMNKLGQDIQLYVSGQLEWDKLVDNAKKTWAEARK
- the rpsI gene encoding 30S ribosomal protein S9, with product MKQAVLATGRRKTSVAKVWVTPGSGKIIVNRRPLDEYFGLETLKVDVKKPLEVTNTAGRFDVIASVKGGGFTGQAGAVRHGIARALLKIDEEFRPVLKKEGFLTRDPRMKERKKYGLKKARRAPQFSKR
- a CDS encoding glycoside hydrolase family 13 protein, whose protein sequence is MADFWKKSVVYQIYPKSFKDSNNDGIGDLRGIIEKLDYLQELGVDIIWLNPVYASPQADNGYDISDYFSIYPPFGTLDDMKQLLQESHRRGIKVMMDLVVNHTSDEHIWFKESRKSRDNPYRDFYIWRDARGYDDNRKPIPPNNWGSFFSGSAWEWDENTEQFYLHLFSKNQPDLNWENDLVRRKIYDMMNWWMQMGVDGWRIDTCNLYSKQTAFLDFPSRDGEKYVISPMYARGPRIHEFLREMNREVFSRYDCVTVGEAPFTTAEEAIIYTAPGERKLNMIFTFEHMEIDSAPGSMNGKWDIAKLNLPRLKKVFEKWQKTLYKKGWNSLYWNNHDQPRIVSRWGDDGQYRVKSAKMLACILHLMQGTPFIYQGEEIGMTNCRYNLEDYNDIEIHNAYREIVQEQKTMTHDEFMEAVHKKGRDNARTPFQWDDSENAGFSSARPWLKVNPRYKEINAEKDRKSPDSIYYWYQKLIRLRKEMEIITEGDFNLLFPDDEDIFAYMRTFEDERLIVVGNFSGKTREIELDGQLDVYEILLKNYDERLSISNRITVKPWEVFALYRGAKIA
- a CDS encoding carbohydrate ABC transporter permease, producing the protein MTRKTGQAFLAAIGLILGIIWMFPFYIVLINSFKTQRDIFINTMGLPSKWVIDNYITAAEKLNIATTFFNSLIITVASVAVICTFSSMAAYALERVKSKSSTVLFLVFATAMLIPFQTVMLPLVAEFGRVHMLNRIGLVFMYLGFGSPLAIFLYHGALKSIPRSLDEAAIIDGCSRFQAFWMIIFPSLKPTTVTVAILNIIWIWNDYLLPSLVINKKGMETLPIMIFYFFGQYTKQWHLAMAGLTMVIIPVIIFYFLAQKEIIKGITAGAVKQ
- a CDS encoding LacI family DNA-binding transcriptional regulator, coding for MSNKQIKIRDVAMAAGVSESTVSRVLSGNKRISEKTRQKVMKIVDEMGYRPNAIATSLARNRSNSIGIVIPDSDNEFYSTTFFQEALRGISTVVSDNGYDVLISSGRPDEVTALKELVARCKVDGVILMRSHIKDQSIRFLHESKFPFVLIGTSVEYDDVYSVDNDNFGAAFELTKHILGQNRRNIAFIGGGSNFVYTMERLRGYEKCIESNGAELRKEYVRLDIDTVRKAYEAMSELLQLKRRPDAVIITDDTVCAGIMDSIRQNKLNIPDDIAVASFNDSLYNRLSIPPITSISVNSIELGRKAAETICRILSGDSVDIKNIRVDFRLLARDSTILNRLP
- a CDS encoding carbohydrate ABC transporter permease — translated: MKKRKNKNAWYWMFLAVCLVSLVIVVFIPLAIGIWYSFTDWTGINNPTFIGMKNYARLKDDKLFWHSLLFSAKFSAVSVIAVNTVGLTLAMLVTRNIKGKNALRTIFFMPNLIGGLILGFIWQFIFVDIFDSISRFTGIKAFSGWLADPNTGFWGMVILAVWQMGAYVMVIYIAFIESIPEELLEAAEIDGVTPFQRFRHIIFPLIAPAFTINLFITLSNGFKLFDQNLALTNGGPGNMTQMVALNIYQTAFGESMMAYAQIKAVIFLVIVATFSLTQVYINKKREVEL
- the trxB gene encoding thioredoxin-disulfide reductase, which produces MKDVAIIGAGPAGLSAGIYAARAKLSTVIVEKMYPGGQAAITDRIENYPGFNEGIGGSELTDNMKAQAEKFGAELLNGDVIGIKKENEKFIIQLTGETLEAKTVILAMGAESRKLGVKGEKEYTGRGVSYCATCDGAFYTDKPIMMVGGGDTAIEEALYLTRFAESIKVVHRRDQLRATKILQERAFKNEKIKFIWNSVVDEIKGQDMVEEVIVKNVKTGEKTSVLVNGVFVAIGLVPNTSFVKDLVKLNEQGYIITDENMGTGVPGLYAAGDVRQKSLRQVVTAVADGAIAAVEAGKYLESL
- a CDS encoding M20 family metallopeptidase, with the translated sequence MESLKEKVVLQVDEIKNDIFEVADEIHRNPELGNQEFKASKLLREKIANYGFTVKDVEGLPTAFIATKKGTKPGPTIALLAEYDALPQIGHACGHNLIAAASFGAAAALGKLGNDLVGEVMLVGSPAEETDGAKVLLVEKGIFRDVDAAMMVHPGNKTTAYSTSLAMEAIEFTYTGKAAHAAAAPHMGINALDAVIMLFNGINALRQQLKSDVRIHGIITEGGKAPNIIPDRAVARFYVRAKEKGYMLKVKEKVIACAKGAELATGAKLSYKNFELPFDNLITNKTMADMFKHNLKELGVSDISDEEEGIGSTDMGNVSQVVPAIHPHIAIAERNVAPHSIEFCQAAGSSRGKEAALLSAKAMAMLAVELAVKPELLQKAKQEFTKATSPSL